The following are from one region of the Polynucleobacter sp. MWH-CaK5 genome:
- a CDS encoding 3-deoxy-7-phosphoheptulonate synthase — MVDKSLSTRDSWYASIDKTSETDDARIQNITVLPPPEHLIRFFPIQGTSVEKLISKTRKKIREIMHGKDDRLLVIIGPCSIHDPSAAIAYAHKLLEQRKKYEGELEIVMRVYFEKPRTTVGWKGLINDPYLDESYRIDEGLRIARHLLIEINRMGMPAGSEFLDVISPQYIGDLISWGAIGARTTESQIHRELASGISAPIGFKNGTDGNIKIATDAIQSASRPHHFLSVHKNGQVAIVETKGNGDCHVILRGGKTTNYDEESVAKACSELEASKLPASLMVDCSHANSSKQHERQIEVAKDIAGQLAKGSKQVFGVMVESHLFAGAQKFTPGKDNPQELKYATSITDACIGWDDSLDVLEILAEGVKKRRKK, encoded by the coding sequence ATGGTTGATAAATCTCTCAGCACAAGAGACAGCTGGTATGCCAGTATTGATAAAACGTCAGAGACTGATGATGCCCGCATTCAAAACATCACGGTGCTGCCACCGCCAGAGCATCTCATTCGCTTCTTTCCTATTCAAGGAACATCTGTTGAGAAATTGATCAGTAAAACCAGAAAGAAGATTCGCGAGATCATGCATGGCAAAGATGATCGTCTTTTGGTGATCATTGGTCCATGCTCTATTCATGATCCAAGTGCAGCAATTGCTTATGCTCATAAATTATTAGAGCAACGTAAAAAGTATGAAGGCGAATTAGAAATCGTGATGCGCGTTTACTTTGAAAAGCCTCGCACAACGGTGGGCTGGAAAGGTCTGATCAACGACCCATACCTAGATGAAAGCTACCGCATTGATGAAGGCTTGAGAATTGCTCGTCACCTTTTGATTGAAATCAACCGCATGGGCATGCCTGCCGGTAGTGAATTCTTGGACGTGATCTCTCCACAATATATCGGGGACCTTATTTCTTGGGGCGCGATTGGAGCGAGAACCACAGAAAGCCAAATTCACCGTGAACTTGCTTCTGGTATCTCAGCACCGATTGGTTTTAAGAATGGCACTGATGGCAATATCAAAATTGCCACCGATGCGATTCAATCAGCCAGCCGCCCACACCACTTCTTGTCAGTTCATAAAAATGGTCAAGTGGCGATTGTTGAAACAAAAGGTAATGGCGATTGTCACGTGATTCTTCGTGGCGGCAAAACTACGAACTACGATGAAGAAAGTGTCGCTAAAGCTTGTAGCGAGCTTGAGGCCTCTAAATTACCAGCTTCATTGATGGTTGACTGCTCTCACGCTAACTCAAGCAAACAGCACGAGCGTCAAATTGAAGTGGCGAAGGACATTGCCGGTCAATTGGCCAAGGGCTCAAAACAAGTGTTTGGTGTGATGGTGGAAAGTCATTTATTTGCTGGAGCACAAAAATTCACTCCAGGCAAAGACAATCCTCAAGAACTCAAATACGCCACCAGCATCACTGATGCTTGCATTGGTTGGGATGACTCTTTGGATGTACTAGAGATCCTTGCGGAAGGTGTTAAAAAGCGTCGCAAGAAGTGA
- a CDS encoding cob(I)yrinic acid a,c-diamide adenosyltransferase, with translation MGKRLTQIATRTGDAGTTGLGDGQRVDKDHLRICAMGDVDELNSEIGVLITEDIPQSIATELKELFSTVQHDLFDLGGELCIPNYTLLKEEQVAQLDVWLEKYNASLPRLEEFILPGGTRAAAQAHVCRTVCRRAERSIVKLGRHEPIHDSPRQYVNRLSDLLFVLARVLNRAAGGTDVLWNHKKDPEGS, from the coding sequence ATGGGTAAAAGATTGACACAAATTGCAACACGCACAGGCGATGCTGGCACCACCGGTTTAGGTGATGGTCAACGCGTTGATAAAGACCATCTCAGAATCTGCGCCATGGGCGACGTTGATGAGCTAAATTCAGAAATTGGGGTCTTGATCACTGAAGATATTCCTCAGTCAATTGCCACTGAATTAAAAGAATTATTTTCTACGGTCCAACACGATTTATTCGATTTGGGTGGAGAGTTATGCATTCCTAACTACACCTTGCTCAAAGAAGAGCAGGTTGCTCAGCTAGATGTTTGGCTTGAAAAATACAATGCCAGCTTGCCTCGCTTAGAAGAATTCATTCTTCCTGGTGGCACGCGTGCAGCAGCCCAAGCTCATGTGTGTAGAACTGTTTGTAGAAGAGCTGAGCGTTCAATCGTGAAATTGGGTCGTCATGAGCCTATTCATGATTCGCCACGTCAATACGTCAACAGACTTTCAGATTTATTGTTTGTTTTAGCTCGCGTACTCAATCGCGCTGCAGGCGGCACTGATGTTTTGTGGAACCACAAAAAAGACCCCGAAGGGTCTTGA
- a CDS encoding FAD-linked oxidase C-terminal domain-containing protein translates to MNTVNENSEAFIKARQAHLVKALKPHLPEHALLWEPEDTIPYECDGLAAYRQMPLAVALPETEAQAVEVIKVCKELQVPIVPRGAGTGLSGGAMPISQGLVLSLAKLKKIIHVDPIARTAVVQPGVRNLAISEAVAKHGLYYAPDPSSQIACSIGGNVSENSGGVHCLKYGLTLHNILKVRGILMSGEVVEFGSLAPDAPGLDLISILVGSEGMLAVITEVTVKLVPKPQLAQVIMASFDDVEKGGNAVAAIVAAGIIPAGLEMMDQAATRAVEEFVHAGYDVNAAAILLCESDGTPEEVAEEIERMTAVLKNSGAIRIQVSQNEAERLKFWSGRKNAFPAAGRISADYYCMDGTIPRQHIATLLKRIQEMEKKYQLGCMNVFHAGDGNMHPLIMFNGADEAEWHRAEAFGSDILRTCVELGGTITGEHGVGIEKINEMCVQFSDSERELFWKVKAAFDPDKLLNPDKAIPTLNRCAEYGRMRVTGGVLPHPELERF, encoded by the coding sequence ATGAACACTGTTAACGAGAACTCCGAGGCTTTCATTAAAGCCCGCCAAGCCCATCTGGTTAAGGCTTTGAAGCCTCATTTACCCGAGCACGCCCTACTTTGGGAGCCCGAGGACACAATCCCTTATGAATGCGATGGTTTGGCAGCGTACCGCCAAATGCCTTTGGCAGTTGCCCTCCCAGAAACCGAGGCCCAAGCCGTTGAAGTCATCAAGGTTTGTAAAGAATTACAGGTGCCAATCGTCCCAAGAGGCGCAGGAACAGGTCTTTCAGGTGGCGCCATGCCGATTTCTCAAGGTTTGGTGCTATCACTGGCAAAACTCAAGAAAATCATTCATGTTGATCCTATTGCTAGAACCGCTGTGGTTCAACCTGGCGTTAGAAATTTAGCGATTTCTGAAGCAGTGGCAAAACATGGTTTGTATTACGCTCCAGACCCATCCTCTCAAATTGCCTGTTCGATTGGCGGCAATGTGAGTGAAAACTCAGGTGGCGTGCATTGCTTGAAGTACGGTCTAACACTTCACAACATTCTGAAGGTGCGCGGCATTTTGATGAGTGGTGAAGTGGTTGAGTTTGGCAGCCTGGCACCAGATGCACCGGGATTAGATTTGATCTCAATCTTGGTGGGCAGTGAAGGCATGCTAGCTGTGATCACAGAAGTGACTGTGAAGTTAGTTCCTAAACCACAATTGGCACAAGTCATCATGGCCAGCTTTGACGATGTAGAAAAAGGTGGCAATGCCGTTGCAGCGATTGTTGCAGCAGGCATCATTCCTGCAGGCCTAGAGATGATGGACCAGGCAGCCACCCGTGCTGTGGAAGAATTTGTTCATGCTGGTTACGATGTGAACGCAGCGGCGATTTTGTTGTGCGAATCAGATGGCACACCTGAAGAAGTGGCTGAAGAAATTGAACGCATGACAGCTGTTCTAAAAAACAGCGGCGCTATTCGTATCCAAGTTTCACAAAATGAAGCTGAGCGTCTGAAGTTTTGGAGCGGCAGAAAAAATGCTTTCCCAGCTGCCGGCAGAATTTCTGCTGACTACTACTGCATGGATGGAACCATTCCACGTCAACACATTGCGACATTACTAAAACGCATTCAAGAAATGGAAAAGAAGTATCAACTGGGCTGCATGAACGTGTTTCACGCAGGCGATGGCAACATGCATCCACTCATCATGTTCAATGGAGCGGATGAAGCTGAATGGCATCGCGCCGAAGCATTTGGTAGTGACATCCTAAGAACTTGCGTCGAACTTGGTGGAACCATCACGGGTGAACACGGCGTAGGCATTGAGAAGATCAATGAGATGTGTGTTCAGTTCAGTGATTCAGAGCGCGAACTTTTCTGGAAAGTAAAAGCAGCGTTTGATCCAGATAAATTATTGAATCCTGATAAAGCAATCCCAACGCTTAATCGTTGCGCTGAATATGGTCGTATGCGCGTCACTGGTGGCGTTTTACCTCACCCAGAATTGGAGCGCTTCTAA
- the glcE gene encoding glycolate oxidase subunit GlcE — protein MSDQLLKGFAEQIQGAVQAKQLLRITGSGSKDWLGGELKGTPLSTKDYQGVVSYQPDELVITVKAGTPIKEVESILAEKNQQFSFESPHFGANATIGGMVCAGLAGPGRVSAGNLRDFVLGAKIMDGQAQIMNFGGTVMKNVAGYDVSRLMPGSFGTLGLLLDVSIKVLPKPAASATVATQITQAEAIQLMNLLASQPWPLSASCWQGDGSGTLHLRLSGAKAAVQSAIQTFGQKYGMKVIDDEQAAIFWNDLKEQKNTWFNEASESPLWRFAVAPTSEPLDLPGTSLIEWHGGQRWWKGQLDAESAKKIAFKANGHASIFRASNKTQAMLSSLKDNPLTSPLAIVQDRLVKAFDPHGVFATGRLA, from the coding sequence ATGAGTGATCAGTTATTAAAAGGATTTGCAGAGCAAATCCAAGGCGCAGTTCAAGCCAAACAATTATTGCGCATCACAGGCTCTGGCTCTAAGGATTGGTTAGGTGGCGAGCTCAAAGGCACACCTCTATCAACCAAAGACTACCAAGGCGTCGTGAGTTATCAACCTGATGAGCTCGTGATCACAGTCAAGGCTGGCACCCCAATCAAAGAAGTTGAATCAATCCTTGCAGAAAAGAATCAACAGTTCTCATTTGAATCTCCACACTTTGGCGCTAACGCGACCATTGGTGGCATGGTTTGTGCAGGCTTAGCTGGTCCTGGTCGCGTGAGCGCTGGCAACCTCAGAGACTTTGTTTTAGGCGCAAAAATCATGGACGGACAAGCTCAAATCATGAACTTTGGCGGCACCGTCATGAAAAACGTGGCTGGCTATGATGTCTCAAGATTAATGCCAGGTTCATTCGGCACGTTGGGACTGCTACTAGATGTCTCTATCAAAGTTTTACCAAAGCCAGCAGCGAGTGCCACGGTTGCAACTCAAATCACTCAAGCTGAAGCCATCCAGTTAATGAACCTACTGGCCAGCCAACCATGGCCGTTGAGTGCTTCTTGCTGGCAAGGCGATGGCTCAGGCACGCTTCACCTTCGATTAAGTGGCGCCAAAGCAGCTGTTCAATCAGCGATCCAAACTTTTGGTCAAAAATACGGCATGAAAGTCATTGATGATGAGCAAGCCGCTATTTTTTGGAATGATTTAAAAGAGCAAAAAAATACTTGGTTCAATGAGGCAAGCGAATCACCGCTCTGGCGCTTTGCAGTAGCACCTACATCAGAGCCATTAGATTTACCAGGCACAAGCTTGATTGAATGGCATGGTGGACAGCGCTGGTGGAAAGGTCAACTAGATGCAGAAAGTGCGAAGAAGATTGCTTTCAAAGCCAATGGCCATGCAAGTATTTTTAGAGCAAGCAATAAAACCCAAGCAATGCTCAGCTCACTAAAAGACAACCCTTTAACAAGCCCCTTGGCAATCGTTCAAGATCGACTAGTCAAAGCATTCGATCCACATGGCGTTTTTGCAACTGGAAGATTGGCCTAA
- the glcF gene encoding glycolate oxidase subunit GlcF, translating into MQTELAPQFIGTPDGTMAQSILSKCVHCGFCTATCPTYQLLGDELDGPRGRIYLIKQIAEGKQATEKTREHLDRCLTCRNCESTCPSGVDYGHLIDIGRKWAEEQTNPRPFMERMLRKALANGLTNKTLFDNAMRIGRIVRPLMPAAIKQKIPQGKNPGTRPAANLNKTKMLILEGCVQPGMLPNINNASFRVMSHLGVDVLAAPKAGCCGALKYHLNEQEAGLNDMRRNIDAWWPYIEGTAPECQGEKVQAILMNASGCGVTIKEYGHILKDDPIYAKKAQVISDLCKDLVEVLPQYLDKLQGLVGDRAKQEGVIFHPPCTLQHGQKIKGQLEAMLEKLGISINTCQDSHLCCGSAGTYSILQADLSKQLKEQKLNNLQQAVTDHQAQRIVSANVGCITHLQNETTPVEHWIELIDSLIEKNMGHVSTSK; encoded by the coding sequence ATGCAAACAGAATTAGCTCCTCAATTTATAGGCACTCCTGATGGCACGATGGCTCAAAGTATTTTGAGCAAATGTGTGCATTGTGGTTTTTGTACAGCAACCTGCCCGACCTATCAGCTACTGGGCGATGAATTAGATGGCCCACGTGGACGCATTTATTTGATCAAACAAATCGCTGAGGGCAAGCAAGCCACTGAAAAAACCAGAGAGCATTTGGATCGTTGCTTGACCTGCCGCAACTGCGAAAGCACCTGTCCTAGTGGCGTTGACTATGGTCACTTGATTGATATTGGTCGCAAATGGGCTGAAGAACAAACCAATCCAAGACCATTCATGGAAAGAATGCTTCGCAAAGCATTGGCCAACGGTTTGACGAATAAAACGCTGTTTGATAATGCGATGCGCATCGGCAGAATCGTCCGCCCTTTGATGCCAGCAGCCATCAAGCAAAAAATCCCTCAAGGAAAAAATCCGGGCACAAGACCTGCGGCTAACTTGAATAAAACCAAGATGCTGATCTTAGAAGGCTGCGTTCAACCAGGCATGCTACCCAACATCAATAATGCAAGCTTCAGAGTGATGTCTCACTTGGGTGTAGATGTTTTGGCAGCTCCTAAAGCGGGTTGCTGTGGTGCCTTGAAGTACCACTTGAATGAACAAGAAGCTGGCTTGAATGACATGCGTCGCAATATTGACGCTTGGTGGCCTTACATCGAAGGAACTGCTCCTGAATGTCAGGGTGAGAAGGTTCAAGCCATTTTAATGAACGCCTCAGGTTGTGGCGTCACCATCAAAGAATATGGTCATATCCTAAAAGATGATCCTATTTATGCCAAGAAAGCACAAGTCATTTCAGATCTATGCAAAGACTTGGTCGAAGTATTACCTCAGTACCTTGATAAGCTTCAAGGCTTGGTTGGAGATCGAGCCAAACAAGAAGGCGTGATTTTCCATCCACCTTGCACTTTGCAGCATGGTCAGAAAATCAAAGGTCAGCTAGAAGCCATGCTTGAAAAGCTAGGCATTAGCATCAACACCTGCCAAGACAGTCACCTATGTTGTGGCTCAGCTGGTACTTATTCAATTTTGCAAGCTGATCTATCCAAACAGCTAAAAGAGCAAAAACTGAATAATCTTCAGCAGGCGGTTACTGATCATCAAGCGCAAAGAATTGTTTCTGCCAACGTTGGCTGTATCACTCATTTACAAAATGAAACAACTCCTGTTGAACATTGGATTGAACTGATTGACTCTCTCATCGAGAAGAACATGGGACATGTCAGCACTTCAAAATAA
- a CDS encoding YggS family pyridoxal phosphate-dependent enzyme — MSALQNNLHAIKERIHQAAKACGRSAQEIKLLAVSKTFPAEDVRDAYDLGQTCFGENYVQEGVAKVLELKDLRSSLEWHFIGPIQSNKSKDVAENFDWVHSIDRIKIAQRLNDQRPAHLPPLEVCVQVNISGEASKSGIGPDELLDICQKISAMPHLHLRGLMSIPEPTDDVQAQRKSHQQLRELLSKLQQSTALDHQKVQLDTLSMGMSSDIEAAIAEGSTMVRVGTAIFGKRTYL, encoded by the coding sequence ATGTCAGCACTTCAAAATAATTTACATGCCATCAAAGAGCGCATCCATCAAGCTGCAAAAGCTTGTGGTCGCTCTGCGCAAGAGATCAAGTTACTAGCTGTCTCCAAAACATTTCCAGCAGAAGATGTCAGAGATGCCTATGATCTTGGCCAAACATGCTTTGGTGAAAACTATGTTCAAGAAGGTGTTGCAAAAGTATTAGAACTAAAGGATTTGCGCTCCAGCCTTGAGTGGCACTTTATCGGTCCGATTCAAAGCAATAAATCGAAAGACGTCGCAGAAAACTTTGACTGGGTTCATAGCATCGATCGCATCAAAATTGCGCAACGCTTAAATGATCAGAGACCCGCTCATTTACCGCCATTAGAGGTTTGCGTTCAAGTGAACATCAGCGGTGAGGCATCCAAGAGCGGCATTGGGCCAGACGAGCTTTTAGATATCTGCCAAAAAATATCGGCCATGCCCCATCTGCACTTAAGAGGCCTGATGAGTATTCCAGAGCCCACGGATGATGTGCAGGCTCAAAGAAAGTCTCACCAACAATTACGTGAGCTTTTAAGCAAACTACAACAATCTACTGCCCTTGATCATCAAAAGGTCCAGTTAGATACTTTATCCATGGGCATGTCTTCAGATATTGAAGCAGCGATTGCAGAAGGTAGTACGATGGTGCGTGTTGGCACAGCAATTTTTGGCAAAAGAACTTATTTATGA
- the proC gene encoding pyrroline-5-carboxylate reductase, which yields MTSLANLKIGFIGGGNMASALIGGLINQGALAKNMFVADPFDQTRQRLESDLSIICAASVDKLAPHIESCDVLVMAVKPQQFKEAAAELALVLKSITSKPLCLSVAAGIKTADMAKWLGHQRVIRAMPNTPALIGEGMTGLFADSNISATDKALASSICEAVGKIVWVDSEKQMDDITAVSGSGPAYVFAFLESLEKAAIAQGLSQEQARLLAIQTLQGAAKLAAQSPESPATLRERVTSKGGTTYAALTVLEQESWANIMMKAVAAASDRSEAMGEEFSKQ from the coding sequence ATGACTTCATTAGCAAATTTAAAAATCGGTTTTATTGGTGGCGGAAACATGGCCAGCGCTTTGATTGGTGGCCTGATTAATCAGGGAGCCTTGGCAAAGAACATGTTTGTTGCTGATCCATTTGATCAAACACGTCAACGCCTTGAAAGCGATCTTTCAATCATTTGCGCAGCGTCTGTCGATAAATTAGCGCCACACATTGAAAGTTGTGATGTTCTTGTCATGGCTGTTAAGCCACAACAATTTAAAGAAGCTGCTGCTGAGTTAGCACTTGTGCTGAAATCCATCACAAGCAAACCTCTTTGCTTGAGCGTGGCAGCTGGTATTAAAACAGCCGACATGGCCAAGTGGCTTGGTCACCAAAGAGTTATCCGCGCCATGCCCAACACCCCTGCTTTGATTGGTGAAGGCATGACTGGCTTATTTGCCGATAGCAATATCAGTGCTACAGACAAAGCACTTGCAAGCTCAATTTGTGAAGCTGTGGGCAAGATTGTTTGGGTTGATTCTGAAAAACAAATGGACGACATCACAGCCGTGTCTGGCAGTGGTCCAGCCTATGTATTTGCCTTCTTGGAATCTCTTGAGAAAGCCGCCATTGCACAAGGTCTCTCACAAGAGCAAGCACGTCTGTTAGCGATACAAACCTTGCAAGGAGCCGCCAAGCTTGCAGCTCAATCGCCAGAGTCACCAGCAACCCTCAGAGAGCGTGTGACCTCAAAAGGCGGCACAACCTATGCTGCACTGACGGTCCTTGAGCAAGAGTCTTGGGCCAACATCATGATGAAAGCGGTTGCGGCAGCCAGTGATCGCAGCGAAGCCATGGGCGAAGAATTTAGTAAGCAATAA
- the ubiA gene encoding 4-hydroxybenzoate octaprenyltransferase, with protein sequence MASRLSDYLALIRFDKPIGTLLVLWPTLWGLWIASSGEPKASHLIIFVLGCFLMRSAGCAINDYADRDFDKHVSRTQDRPVTAGRIKPVEALIVAAALAIVAFILILPLNTYTKILSVPAVAIAVIYPFTKRFFSIPQAILGIAFSFGIPMAFAAVMNEIPAYAWLLVLANIAWAIAYDTAYAMVDRDDDLSLGIKTSAITFGQFDVLAICICYGISLLCFVVLGWLLAFPTIFWIFLGLAFLLAIYYFQLIKDCQKEKCFLAFRRNNWFGMSLFLAIAFAY encoded by the coding sequence ATGGCTTCAAGGTTGTCTGATTATTTAGCGCTGATTCGATTTGATAAACCAATTGGTACCTTGTTGGTCTTGTGGCCAACTTTGTGGGGTTTATGGATCGCATCGAGTGGTGAGCCAAAAGCATCTCATCTGATCATTTTTGTTTTAGGTTGCTTTCTGATGAGAAGCGCCGGTTGCGCTATCAACGATTACGCTGATCGAGACTTTGATAAGCATGTCTCGAGAACCCAAGATCGTCCAGTTACTGCGGGAAGAATCAAGCCTGTAGAAGCCTTGATCGTTGCCGCAGCGCTTGCAATTGTGGCATTCATCTTGATTTTGCCACTCAATACATACACAAAGATTTTGTCTGTTCCTGCAGTGGCTATTGCAGTTATTTATCCCTTCACCAAAAGATTTTTCTCAATCCCTCAAGCCATTTTGGGTATCGCGTTTTCATTTGGCATTCCAATGGCCTTTGCGGCCGTTATGAACGAGATACCTGCTTATGCATGGTTATTGGTGCTGGCAAATATCGCTTGGGCGATTGCTTACGACACCGCTTATGCAATGGTTGATCGGGATGATGATTTAAGTTTGGGCATTAAGACGTCTGCCATCACGTTTGGGCAGTTTGATGTTTTAGCCATTTGTATTTGCTATGGCATCAGCCTTCTTTGCTTTGTTGTGCTTGGATGGCTGTTGGCATTCCCGACAATCTTTTGGATCTTTTTAGGGTTGGCCTTTTTGCTGGCTATTTATTATTTCCAATTGATCAAAGATTGTCAGAAGGAAAAGTGCTTTTTGGCATTCAGAAGAAACAATTGGTTTGGCATGAGCTTGTTTTTAGCCATCGCCTTCGCTTACTAA
- a CDS encoding LysR substrate-binding domain-containing protein: MTLTELRYIVAVARERHFGRAAEACFVSQPTLSVAVKKLEDELNVQIFERSGSELAITALGQTIIHQAQKVLDEAQFIKHLAQHGQDPLSGPVRLGTIYTIAPYLLPKLIAKCRHALPQMPLYLQENFTTKLLELLKQGDIDAAIMADTFPQSGLEVLPLYEEGFMVAVPQGHPWQTLSIIQHTELQSQKTLLLGEGHCFRDQVLDICPDMQKNQKDGEISTFEGSSLETIRQMVAGGIGISIMPITSIPEDANSNGLIRYIPFADPIPKRRVVLAWRKSYARTKAMHALADAIKSSGMTGVDFL; this comes from the coding sequence ATGACACTCACAGAACTTCGATATATTGTTGCCGTTGCAAGAGAACGCCACTTTGGCCGAGCAGCTGAAGCTTGCTTTGTTTCTCAGCCGACCTTATCTGTTGCTGTCAAAAAGTTGGAAGATGAGCTCAATGTTCAGATTTTTGAGCGTTCTGGTTCTGAGCTAGCAATCACTGCCTTGGGTCAGACAATCATTCATCAGGCCCAAAAAGTATTGGATGAAGCTCAGTTCATCAAGCACCTAGCTCAACATGGTCAAGACCCTCTTTCAGGCCCTGTGCGTCTAGGAACCATTTACACGATTGCTCCATATTTGTTGCCAAAATTGATTGCCAAATGTCGTCATGCTTTGCCGCAAATGCCTTTGTACCTTCAAGAAAATTTCACGACAAAGCTTTTAGAGCTTTTAAAGCAAGGTGATATTGATGCGGCCATCATGGCGGATACATTTCCGCAAAGTGGCCTTGAAGTTCTCCCTTTGTATGAAGAGGGTTTTATGGTGGCTGTTCCTCAGGGGCACCCTTGGCAAACCCTATCGATCATTCAGCACACTGAATTGCAGTCACAAAAAACATTGTTATTGGGTGAGGGACATTGCTTCAGAGATCAGGTTTTAGATATTTGTCCTGACATGCAGAAAAATCAAAAAGATGGCGAGATCAGTACTTTTGAAGGATCTTCTTTAGAAACCATCAGGCAGATGGTGGCTGGTGGTATTGGTATCAGCATCATGCCAATCACATCAATCCCTGAGGATGCTAATAGCAATGGTTTGATTCGCTACATTCCATTTGCCGACCCGATTCCTAAACGTCGCGTGGTCTTGGCTTGGCGTAAAAGTTACGCCAGAACAAAAGCCATGCATGCTTTGGCCGATGCAATTAAATCATCGGGCATGACTGGAGTGGATTTCTTGTAA